TCACCGAGGCTGCCAAGCGGCTGGGGGCCGCGATCGAGCTGGCGCCGGTGGCCCGGACCGACGGAAGCCCCCGGCATGATCCGGAGCTGTTGGCCGCCGCGTACGACCGTATTTTTCGGATGCATGGAAGGATCGGCCCATGGCGATGACGGCAGCGGTGAAGGACGAGATCTCCCGGCTCCCCGTCACCCGGACCTGCTGCAGGAAGGCGGAGGTCTCCGCCATTCTGCGGTTCGCCGGCGGCCTCCACCTGGTGAGCGGGCGCATCGTGATCGAGGCGGAGCTGGACACCGCGATGGCGGCCCGGCGCCTCAAGCGGGACATCCTGGAGATCTTCGGCCACGGCTCCGAGCTGATCGTGATGGCGCCCGGCGGGCTGCGCCGCGGCTCGCGCTACGTCGTCCGGGTCGTCGCCGGCGGGGACCAGCTGGCCCGCCAGACGGGGCTCGTGGACGGCCGGGGCCGTCCCATCCGCGGTCTGCCCCCGCAGGTGGTCTCGGGAGCCACGTGCGACGCGGAGGCGGCCTGGCGCGGGGCTTTCCTGGCGCACGGTTCGCTGACCGAGCCCGGCCGGTCCTCCTCCCTGGAAGTGACCTGCCCGGGGCCCGAGGCCGCGCTGGCGCTGGTCGGCGCCGCCCGCCGGCTGTCCATCGCCGCGAAGGCGCGTGAGGTGCGCGGCGTGGACCGGGTGGTCGTCCGTGACGGTGACGCGATCGGCGCGCTGCTGACCCGGCTGGGCGCGCACGAGTCCGTGCTGGCCTGGGAGGAGCGCCGGATGCGCCGCGAGGTGCGGGCCACGGCCAACCGGCTCGCCAACTTCGACGACGCCAACCTGCGCCGCTCGGCCCGGGCCGCCGTGGCCGCCGGAGCCCGGGTGCAGCGGGCGCTGGAGATCCTGGGTGACGAGGTCCCCGAGCACCTCGCCGCGGCCGGACGCCTGCGTATGGAGCACAAGCAGGCCTC
This genomic interval from Streptomyces sp. NBC_00557 contains the following:
- the whiA gene encoding DNA-binding protein WhiA; its protein translation is MAMTAAVKDEISRLPVTRTCCRKAEVSAILRFAGGLHLVSGRIVIEAELDTAMAARRLKRDILEIFGHGSELIVMAPGGLRRGSRYVVRVVAGGDQLARQTGLVDGRGRPIRGLPPQVVSGATCDAEAAWRGAFLAHGSLTEPGRSSSLEVTCPGPEAALALVGAARRLSIAAKAREVRGVDRVVVRDGDAIGALLTRLGAHESVLAWEERRMRREVRATANRLANFDDANLRRSARAAVAAGARVQRALEILGDEVPEHLAAAGRLRMEHKQASLEELGALADPPLTKDAVAGRIRRLLAMADKRAADLGIPGTEANLTEELADNLAG